aggaagacaggcagacagagagaaagaaagaaagaaagaaagaaagaaagaaagaaagaaagaaagagaaagaaagaaaaaagaaaggaatgaaggaagaaaggcaggcaggtaGTTTGGATGTTGAAGGTAGCCTTGGGAAAAGCAGGTCTGGAGCCTGGGCTCTGCCTCCCTGTTCTTTCTCTAGGAACTAGGTGGTGTGGCTCAGACAATTACTGGCTACCTGAAAATGTCCAGCAGGAATGGGCCGTGCTTGCAGCCCTCCTTAGGTTGCAGAATTTTTGAGGTGGAAGGGACCTTACAGATCATCCAGTAGAGGCACCAGCTTGCTACATCCTGCAGGCCAAATCTGGCCCACCACCTGCTGatgttaataaagttttattggtcCACCGTTAGGCCCATCTTCCTGTACATCACATGTTGATACCTAGTGTTTCAGTGGCAGAATTGTAGCAGAACCTGCAAGACCCACAAAGctagaaatgtttgtttttggtcCTTTGCAGGAAAGGTTTGCAGAGCCCTGATCATGGCAGATAGATGTGAAAACTGAGATAGAAATGTGGATTTCAGGGAGCCAGAGGGCAGGCCACTATGAAGTGTTACCAAGGTAGAGGCTGAGCAGCAGCCAGGCCCCCTGCTTGTGCAGCTGTCTTCCACCCCACCCGTTCGCCCACTACTTtcctgtaggctgctgttttgtctggtGCCCCTGGCACAAGAGCCTGAACTCTGGCAGTCAGGTCTCTGCACTGGTACAGTGGCAGCGTGGCTGCGTGTCTTGAGCACACAGTCATCCTGCTTCAGTCATTGTGCCTTTACCTGGCTTACTGTCTGCAGAAATCATCATGGGCTTCTTTAAATTGCTGGTGTGTGGTCAGTTGTGGGTGATAATTAGGTCCTAGGAATCGGAACACCTGAAAACGGCCAGGGCTGAACTGCCCTCGACTCTAGGATTGGAAGAGTGGGGACTGTTCCAGTCACAGTCTGAGGGGTGGGCCATCCAGTGTCAACGTCTTAAGTCTCCAGACTAAACTGCCATAACAAAATATTGCCTATACAGGATGCTTGAATCAAGATGGATACTCACCTCTCATTTGGCTGTCTGGGCTGGTATGGCAGACCCTGACTATCCAGGCTCCCCCAGTGTCTTACCATAATTCCATCAGCATAGGcctctgtcttttgagacagcTGTTCCTCTTCTgccaggggaaaaaaagcaaaagacataCTAGAAGGAATTCCCTTTGGGAGTGGTCTAGAATTTGCCCTGCCTCAGTCCCTGGCATCACATTGGCCAGAGCTTAATCACAGAGCCACGGCTAGCTGTAAGGGAGGCTGAGAAATGTAGTCTGCAATGGGGGTAGCCCCAGGTTGTCTTGGTCAGTTCTGGTGTTCTGTGTGTGAGGGTGAAGGGGCAGCTGCATGGGTAGGGGTGAGATGGCTTTGCTCTGGGTTCTGGTGACTGTAAGGGGCCAACAAAGGTTGTCTGACTCAGTTTTCACTGTGCCTCTGGCAGGTACAACTGCAAGGAGGAGTTCCAGATTCACGATGAGCTGCTCAAGGCCCATTACAGGATGGGCAGGCTCTCAGATGCCACCCCTGAGCACTACTTAGTGCAGGTGAGGGCAGCCctacccaccccaccctacctccTTACCCCATTCTATGCTCCTCAGTGTCAaccttctctgtctctgagtcCTTCTTTGGAACTCAGGGCATTCTACAACTGAGCCATGCCTCAGTCCTTCACTGGTGGTTCTAGGCAAGCATCCTACCTTTGAGTACTGTTTGGTACTGTTGTCCCATGAACAGTGGTAAGAACAGTGTAGGATTGACTAGACACTGGgtgactgtctgtctgtgagaTAATCATTGTGGGAGTTTCTGGCTTGTCTGCGAGTACAGGTCTCACTCCTCGTCAGTCAGGCAGGGCTCATAGGAGATCACTCAGGGTTCTGGTTTGCCCAGGAATGAACTCTTGACCAGCCACTATTCTGGTCTTTTCTCTGTGGTCACTCTGTGTCAGTTCACTTAAGTCTGGAGTTTTGGAGCTGGTGGGATTTTAGGGAGGAGCCGGCCTAGTTATCTTCTGGCTCAATCCAGACATGACCCTCTTTCTACAAGCCTTGTTAAGAGCTTGGGGTGTCCTGTCATCCTCCAGGGGAGCTACAGTCCCTCTTTGGAGCTGGTTGTGGCTTGCAGTTCCAATCTCTGTTCTCTTCAAGGCCTGGCTGGCCCCAAGGCCACCTTCTATGtggagtcttctttttttttcctgaaccaAACACCACTGCTGTCCCATGAACCTGCAGGACCAtgtttccacccccaccccagttcctccctccctgctccctaGAGCCCAGGACAGAGTTCTACCTGAGGAGAAACCCTTGCATCCTGGATTGATCTGCTGTGATTCTCTCTGCCAGGGCCGCTATTTCCTGGTGCGTGATGTCACCAAGAAGATGGACATGCTGGGCACCTTGGGGAGTTGTGGGGCTCCCAACTTCCGGCAGGTGCCGGGTGGGCTCCCTGTGTTTGGCATGGGACAACCCAGCCTCTTGGGATTCCGGAAGGTCCTGCAGAAACTCCAGAAGGACGGGCACAAGGTAAGCTTGCTATGTCCCAGGGTGGCCCTCGATGGCTCTGGAGTGGCTCACCTGGGGCTGGGGAAGGGTGTGTGGCCTTGGCAGAAACTGGAGAGTATTTATTGCATTGTCCTTTTGGGAAAGGGTGCCAAAGGTCAGAAGCCTCTTGTACACCCCACTCTTGAGTCTTGGAGGAAGTGAGAGGTGACAAGAGAGCCACTTTCCAACTCTAGAGACTGCCACATGATGGTCTTGGCTGACACCTAAATCTGTCAACTCTGTGATGAAGGGCCCTATTTTACAGAACAGGAAACTAAGGGCCTTAAAAGGAAAGTGACTTGTTCAAGGTCAGACTGCTCCCGGGTGGTGTCTGAAGGCTCAGACACAGGCAATTAGACCCTAAGTACCTGCTTTCAAACACTTTCTCTCACTTGCCTGAAGGAGGTGCGATAAGGCCAAGGTGTTGCCGGGATTCCAGGTTCCTCAGCCGTGGCAGTGACTGTATTGGCCTGAGATGAGTTCGAGTGGCAGAGTGAACAAGAATGGAGTGGGGGCTGTGTGCAGGTCCTGTCTTCCCAGCTTGACCCTAGCTCCCTGAAGATGGTTCTGCTGTAGCTCAGCCAATGGCTGACTGCTTGGTGGAGAGGCCAGTTTAGCCTTTCTTTAGCTGGTCTTTATCAGGCAATTGATTTACCCAGGACTCTGCCCTAGGTATTGTGGGCCATGGAAAGGACTAGAGTGTGATTCTGCCTGGGTGATGTGCAGTCCAcccagagagaaaaagacagacctACTGACATGTTAACAGGTTAAAATGCAACAGAACTTGCCTCAAAGACTGAAAAGACAGTCACCCCGAGAAGAGATTGGATTCTTGCTGACTGAGGAGAGTTTTGGGGCAGGTAGCAGTTAGATggaacttcattttctttaggaTTCCTGTTGAAGGGACTGGTCCAGTGCTTCACCCCGGATGAGGGGGGAACTATCTGAACAAAGGCCTAGAGGTTGGACAGGGGACGGGTGTCCGTGTAGCACAGGGACAAtgtctctttttttggtttttcgagacagggtttctctgtgtagctttggaccctatcctggcactagctctggagaccaggctggcctcaaactcagagagatccgcctgcctctgccttccgagtgctgggattaaaggcatgtgccactaacgcccggcgcAATGTCTTCTGTTTGACAGGAGTGTATCATCTTCTGTGTGCGGGAGGAGCCTGTGTTGTTCTTGCGTGCTGAGGAGGACTTCGTCTCCTACACACCTCGAGACAGGGAGAGCCTTCATGAGAACCTCAGGAGCCCTGGGCTGGGGGTCAAGGCTGAGAGCCTGGAGCTGGCCATCCGGAAAGAGGTGCGGGCCTGTGGGGTGATGTGATGGGAGAACTTCTCCCTAGCTGGTCTCCCTAGATGTCTGAGCCGAGACTCTAGCCTGCTTTCCAGACATGCCCCTGAAGCCGTTCTGGGTGTGGGAGACGCTCAGCCTTCACTGGCCCACACTCCCCTGCCCTGCTTGGGTGAGTGGTTGGCTGTGCAGTTGACCTCTTGTTCCCAGCTGGCCTATTTCTGTCCCTTTCTCACCATGCTCCTCCTTCACCCCCCAGTCCTGGTTTAGGGAGGGGTCTGGTCTGCTAAGAAGAGACCTAGGTTAGGATGCCCGAGGCTGAAGTTTGGCTACTCACTGGTCGCATGGGGCCCTAAGGAGTCATTTGCTGGGCCTGTCTCAGATTCTGGGGTGTCCGCTTCTCTCCCATGGCACAGAGGCTTGGTGGGGGGCTCTGAGACAGATGACACACCACAGAGGTATATGAGTGGGATGTGGGGGTCACAGTGTTTCAGATGTATGTGGAGAAGTCCAGGCCCCACTGGGGACCAGCCTCTCCCTGCTTGGGGTCACAGTGTTTCAGATGTATGTGGAGAAGTCCAGGCCCCGCTTGGGACCGGCCTCTCCCTGCCTTTCTTACATCTGCTTCAGCTGGCTGAGCCTCACCCAACCTGGGATTCAGGTGGCCTCGTGTATTTCTGCTGCCCTCTGGGCAGAGCCCTCCAACTGACCTGCATGGAGGTCATGGTCAGTCCTGGCTGCCCTCAGGCTTGATCCCTGTAGGCAGGGCAGAGTGCCTCTTGCCATGTGGCCCCCCCTTTGAAGgaaaagaagcttctgtaaagcctCTGTGTGGCCCGGTCTCCAGAGCTGGGCAGGGACAATCAGGGAGGAAGCTCAGGCCATATCCCTCTGACTCTTGGATCTCACTCTAGATCCACGACTTTGCCCAGCTGAGAGAGAACACGTACCACGTGTACCACAACACAGAGGACCTGCGTGGGGAGCCACATACCGTGGCCATCCGAGGTGAGGATGATGTGCACGTGACCGAGGAGGTGTATAAACGACCGCTCTTCCTTCAGCCCACCTACAGGTACCTGGAGCTGATGTCCTCTCTGGGCTGGCTCTCCAGCTGCCACCTCAGTTCCCCCGTCTGCACATCAGGCCTGTGCTTGGGGATGAGGGCTTGAGATGCTGCTACTCGGAGTCGTTGCCCGGCTCATGGGCTGTTCTCTTCTCCTGGCAGGTATCACCGCCTCCCCCTGCCAGAGCAAGGGGCCCCCCTGGAAGCCCAGTTTGATGCCTTTGTCAGTGTCCTCCGGGTAAGTGGGGCTGAGGGGAGTTTTGGGACTGGCAGGTAGGAAAAGATGCCACCCACTGGTTTCCATGGAGATGCCCAGGGTGGTTTGACCTCAGATTATTTCTATGGGAGGTTCGATCTATGATGTATATAGAGTCCAATATGTTGGGGCATGGGGTGGTGTCTACAtccttatgtgtgcatgtatgtacccTTCTGCAGTGTACCCGTATCTGTGTGTGCTCAGGTGCACTCGAGTACACATGCTACAATTCTCCGATGCCAGAGTGTAGCACTAATGCCTGAAGGACCCGGTTCTAGCCGTGGCTTGGCTGCACTCTCACTTGTGTGGTGTTGGAGGCTGTTCTTCCTCTCTAgacctctccttcctcccttcagtcAAGCTTGCCCCACAGGCTTGTTTGCTGATatttactgggggtgggggtgggggcttctgTCCCAACCCATTTTGGGATAGTGCCTTAATTTGTATTACATGGGGAGGGGCATCAGGTCAGTATAGGGCCTGGGACCCTGTGAGTAGCTCCTATTTCAGACCCCACGAGCTTCCTGGCCTGTTCTCTGAGTTCCCCTGAGGCTGGGCAGGGGCAGGAGCTGAGGCCCTGGGATCAGATGGATCAGATCTGGCTGTGGGCTTGACATCAGAGGCTGTGCTACTTGTCTGACCCCAGCTTGTTGCAGATGTCATGAGCTTGACTGGGGCTTCAGCCTCAAGGTTTTCCATCACGTTCTTGCCTGATCGTCATTCATGTTCCCTCCTGCAGGAGACCCCCGGCCTTCTGCGGCTCCGAGATAACCACGGGCTTCCCCCTGCCCTCCTGTTCAGCTGCCAGTCAGGTGTGGGCAGGACCAATGTGGGCATGGTCCTCGGTACCCTCGTGCTGTTTCACTACCGTAGAACCTCCTCCCAGccagagtgagtggcaggggTCCAGCCAGGCAAGGGGTTGGatggacaggagaggagagggtaAAGCCACCTCCAGGATGATGGGGCCACATCCAGAAGGCTGGGCATCATTGCCTCATTTGCCACAGATTTGCTTGGTGCCCTGGAGAGGCACTGGGCCCTTCTGGGCCTTCATTCCCCCAATGAAATTCAGAAGGAGCCTGCAATCTGATGCTTCCCAGTGGTGGCAGAGGGCTGCATGGCTGTCCCTCATCATACTCCTGACTCTCACCTTGTCAGGGCTGCCTCCTTGCTGACCAAACCCCTGCCCATGGAGCAGTTTCAGGTCATCCAAGGCTTCATCCGCATGGTGCCCCAGGGGAAGAAGATGGTGGAGGAGGTGAGTGAGGGGCTGGGCCAGGATTGGGGGGGTGCGTAGTTGCTCctgtcactggtgtgtgtgtggggtggggtgggtgggtctTTTCATCCCTCATACTCTTTCTCTCTGACAGTCCTCTCCCATTCTCTGTCCCCTGTTCTGGCCCTAGGTGGATCGAGCAGTCACTGCCTGTGCAGAGTTACATGACCTGAAGGAAGAGGTCCTGAAGAACCAGAGGAAGCTGGAAGGCATCAGGCCAGAGAGCCCAGTGCAGGTGAGGCCAGGAGTAGCATGCTGGACTCTGCCTGGGACTGGGATTTTTCAGCCTGATTGTTCCTGGCTGCTGCTTCTCCGTTAGTTTCTGGAGGGGGTGGTGTGGGCAGCTGGCTCAGCGgggaaggatgaggaagaggaagtttattttttctgagcAGGTCTCTTGGCTGCAGAATAAACAGCACGGACAGAGGGGCCTGCTGAGACCTCTGGACACAGACGATTCCCAGTTCATCACATTAGTCAGCTTCACGTTAGGGCGATGAAAACCTTGAAGCTGAGACAGTCAGCTCATAAAAAGGAAAGGCTAGCCAGGGCTGGTGCAGGCTGGTCATCCCCACACTGCTgctgaggcaggggtggggtagggactgagttcaagggcagcctgggtgtGTTTCAGGTCAGCAAAGAGAGAAGGggtagggagaaggggaggggaggagaggggagagcacGCCCATAGCTCATTAGCTCTGTTCTTTGGCCGGCACGTATGGTGGGACAGCACTTCTCTCTCATCAGGGGACAGGGGACAAAAAAGATAAGAAGAAGCAGTCAGCATCCTGCAGTTTCCTTTTAGAGCACATCTCTAATGACCTAAAGCACTCCTGCTAGGCTCTGCCCTTCTCTCAGTGTCACCCCAGGACCCACCTTTAATTCAGGGGCTTTTAGGGCACTCTGGGGAATTCATACAGGAGCTCTTCCTACAAAGGTGCCATCTAGGGCTTCCCTGGGAAGAGCAGGCTGTGTTCATCCCACGGCTTCAGGAGGAGTACTAAGCTGGCTGGCAGTTCTGGTCCCTAGCTCCAGGGAGAAGAGGGGGCTGACAGTGTGTACGGCGTACGGAAAGAATCTAAGCCCTtacaaccttttctttctttaacacacacacacacacacacacacacacacacacacacacacacacagagtccttgAGAGCAGCATTCTATGATGGGAAAACTGAGAAATCAGAACCAGGAAAAGCAATGGCACCTCACTTGGGCAGCTGCCCAggcatgctcttttttttttttttttttttttttggttttttcgagacagggtttctctgtctagctttggagctatcctggcacttgctctggagactaggctggcctcgaactcacagagatcctcctgcctctgcctcccgagtgctgggattaaaggcgtgcaccaccaactcccggctccaGGCATGCTTTTTaattgtgtggttttttgtttgtttgtttgtgattctATATGTAACCTTCCATGCTTCTAGCTTTAATGTGAATCCATGGATTTTGTCATTGAGAAGATTTTTAATGACTCTGTCTCTTAAACTCATGGCCAGGTCAACCTGTATTAGCCTAATGAGTCAGAATGGGGGGCTCCCGGTCCAGCTACCTGCTCATAGTTCTAGTGTCACTTACAGGGGTGGGGACTTGGGCATGTGCTGTGCCTTCATTGCCCCGTTTGTGGAGTAGGGCAAGTGATGATAAGCAGCTGGTAGGACTGTTGGGGTCCTGTGAGCAAAGATGCTTGGAACACTTAGAAGAGGGCTGAATGTCACCTGCTACTGTCACCAGACAGGCCCCAGTTGTTGACACTTGAGCTGCTTCAGGACCCCATCCTGTAATTGCTTTTGTCTGGAGTGGCTTCATCTTGTGTTAACATTATCTGGGTTCCCCTCTTGCATCTGCAGTGGGAGGGTGTTATCAGAGCCCAGTGTTATCCTCTAGTCTGGACCAGGAGGCAGGGGCCATCAGAGCTGGGCTCAGGGCCCAGGGCTCATGCTCCATCTTCGTTTTGCTGGTGTCCTCTCATGGCTGACTCAGGTCACTGGCAGAGTTATCATGCTTCCATGGCAACATAGAGGTGTGACTGAGActgtgcaccccccccccaacatctaGTATACTCACTCTCCAGTTTTCTATAGAAAAGGCTGCATAGTCCCTGGAGGTGCAGATTCCCAAAagtgggggttgggtggggtggggcccAGCTTTACCATAGGCTCTGACTCTTCTCTCAGGCCAATTCAATTCAGATGTCACTTGCTTTTTAGGTTACTGACCTGGCTGGAGAACCATGACATTTGGAGGTCAAGGGGTGGGACTCATGGGCTCTCTTGGATACCCCAATGCCTGGAGGAGGTGGGGCTGGGGTTAGGGGAGAGGGGCCTTGTCAGCtgaattgagagagagagagagagagacagagagagagagacagagagagagagagagagagagagagagagaggagttcctagttcatttctttctttctttggtttttcgagacagggtttctctgtggctttggaggctgtcctggaactagctcttgtagaccaggctggtctcgaactcacagagatccacctgcctctgcctcttgagtgctgggattaaaggcgtgcctctggctgtcctggaactcactctgtagaccaggctggccttgaacttacagagatccccctgcctctgccctttttttttttttttaaagattttatttatttattatgtatacaacattctgcttccatatatatctgcacaccagaagagggcaccagatctcataacggatggttgtgagccaccgtgtggttgttgggaattgaactcaggacctctggaagatcagtcggtgctcttaacctctgagccatctctccagcccgtgttCCTGGTTCTTAAAGGAGGGCCTCCCTCAAGAAAGGGAAAGGATGTTTGTGGCGGCTTCTGTGACACAGGGAAAATGGAACATGACATGGGGAGTCATCGTCCTGTTGTCTACTCCTCACCTTTGTCCCCTGTCCCAGGGATGAAAACTGTCATGGAGCTAGCGAGTGTCTGCTGGGAGTTTCTCCTCTTCTACACACAGCTAGGTGCAGCCCCATGTTTAACacctcatttctcccttcccgTCCTTAGGAAAGGGATAGCCAGCATGCTGTCCAGCAGAGGGCGCTGTGGAGCCTGGAGCTGTACTTCTACCTGGTCCTATTTAACTACTATCTGCATGAGCAGGTGGGGCTGAGGGCGCACCGGTCCTCCCACCCCAGCAACCAGGGACCCCACGGGATGGGGAATagagtggtattgtgtgtgttggTCCCTGAGGAAGGTTGGGAGGGGTAAGAAGGGATCCAGATGAGTGTTGTTTCTGCCTCCACCCCGTgtccccttttccttcccaagctaGGCCTAGACTCTGTCTTGGTTTGGGCAGCAAACATCTTGGTCCTCCCTCACCTACTTGTTTTCCTCCATGGAGCACAATGGTACTTTTTGGGGTTCCCTTTCTGTGGCTAGGCAAGGAGGGCTCTAGATGTCCCCACACCCCTCATTGCCCCGTCTCTTGGCCTCGGGCTGCAGTACCCCCTGGCCTTTGCCCTCAGTTTCAGTCGTTGGCTGTGTACCCACCCTGAGCTGTACCGTCTGCCTGTGATGCTGAGTCCAGTGGGGCCCATGACCCCTGGGGACCTCATCGCCAAGGGCTCCCTGGTGAGTAGCTACCTACTCCATCTGTGGAGTGGGCTGGGCTGAGGGATTCTAGATTCCTATCGGGCTGGGGAAGTACTGCCAGGGGCCTCCTAGGCTTCTCCGTGAATAGAATGTACCATGTTCTGGCTACTGTTCTAGCACCTTCTGCTTAGTCTCAAAGCCCAGAGCCTGTAGGACATCTGAGCTGGAGCTCTCTGGAGGGTGTGTGCCATTGCATGCCTGCCAGGATACCAGTAAGGCTGCCGGTGTCCAGCCATGTATGCCCTGCACCCTGCAGGGCACTGTTTCCACCCCACACTTGCCCCACTGAGGCTGGATATGGTTGGTGACTATGGACTTCAGGCGTGGTGTCCTCCCCACAGGAAGCAGATGATCTTGTTTCCCCGGACGAGCTCAGCACCGTCAGAGAGATGGATGTAGCCAACTTCCGGCGTGTACCTCGCATGCCTATCTATGGCACCGCCCAGCCCAGTGCCAAGGTGCCTGCCGATCCCAGGTCCAGGTCCAAACATGGGGACAGGGGAAAGGCTAGCCCCGGCCCTGACAGCCCCTCGTCCCCCAGGCCCTAGGCAGCATCCTGGCCTACCTGTCTGATGCCAAGAGGAAGCTACGACAGGTGGTCTGGATCAACCTGAGGGAGGAGATTGTACTGGAGTGTGATGGGCACATACACAGCCTATGGCCACCCGGACCAACCCTGGCCCCTGAGCAGCTGGAAGTAAGGTTTCTGGCTTTTTGCACGGTTTGCATGGGAAGCACTCGGGAGAAAAGGGGGGTGGGTGAGGGAGAGAGCCAGAGGGCCCTGCGTTCCTCTGTGTGAATGGAGCAGCTGGGGCTCAGGAAGGGATGTTTCA
The Cricetulus griseus strain 17A/GY chromosome 1 unlocalized genomic scaffold, alternate assembly CriGri-PICRH-1.0 chr1_1, whole genome shotgun sequence genome window above contains:
- the Pald1 gene encoding paladin isoform X2, with the translated sequence MGTTASTAQQTVSAGTSLEGLQGSSTMDGRHSLSVQPFHTTSLHNSKAKSIIPNKVAPVVITYNCKEEFQIHDELLKAHYRMGRLSDATPEHYLVQGRYFLVRDVTKKMDMLGTLGSCGAPNFRQVPGGLPVFGMGQPSLLGFRKVLQKLQKDGHKECIIFCVREEPVLFLRAEEDFVSYTPRDRESLHENLRSPGLGVKAESLELAIRKEIHDFAQLRENTYHVYHNTEDLRGEPHTVAIRGEDDVHVTEEVYKRPLFLQPTYRYHRLPLPEQGAPLEAQFDAFVSVLRETPGLLRLRDNHGLPPALLFSCQSGVGRTNVGMVLGTLVLFHYRRTSSQPEAASLLTKPLPMEQFQVIQGFIRMVPQGKKMVEEVDRAVTACAELHDLKEEVLKNQRKLEGIRPESPVQERDSQHAVQQRALWSLELYFYLVLFNYYLHEQYPLAFALSFSRWLCTHPELYRLPVMLSPVGPMTPGDLIAKGSLEADDLVSPDELSTVREMDVANFRRVPRMPIYGTAQPSAKALGSILAYLSDAKRKLRQVVWINLREEIVLECDGHIHSLWPPGPTLAPEQLEALEAQLKTHLSAPAPDTKKNPTTPRFQKCLTTQEVFSQHQGSCLGLTYHRIPVPDFCAPREEDFDRLFEALRAALTKDPGTGFVFSCLSGQGRTTTAMVVAVLACWHIGGCPEVGEEELVSVPDAKFTKGEFQVVMKVVQLLPDGHHVKKEVDAALDTVSETMTPMHYHLREIIICTYRQAKATKEAQEARRLQLRSLQYLERYIYLVLFNAYLRLEKAGSWQTPFSTWMREVATKAGIYEILNQLGFPELESMEDQPLSGLRHRWQEQSQDPEPCDAGDFL